A genomic segment from Synchiropus splendidus isolate RoL2022-P1 chromosome 18, RoL_Sspl_1.0, whole genome shotgun sequence encodes:
- the arhgef25a gene encoding rho guanine nucleotide exchange factor 25 isoform X6, with amino-acid sequence MKGGHYHHRHQRSCGCRHFFRKVLVKCSCCYARVRDSYSAAGSEGSISTSVVSLPPLASSSSAPSSPGSKRSVSTLKKWLTNPVRKLSAGSSAAKGERQIRKLEGRALPLQSHVHSEEPLTVRPVTHRQLEWKDGLASPEDLSPATLHSPSFITDSVIGYQGEQGFLQEDSGSVQTDDTSSQWSAAAAADTEEERRSALEKSMYVLKELIETEKLYVDDLGLIVEGYMGTMSSRGIPEDMKGKDKIVFGNIHQIYDWHKEYFLAELEKSLAEPERLAQLFIKHERRLHMYVVYCQNKPKSEHVVSEYIESYFEELRQLLGHRLQLSDLLIKPVQRIMKYQLLLKDFLKYYTKAGMDTDELERAAEVMCFVPKHCDDMMNVGRLQGFEGKITAQGKLLQQDTFTVTEQDRGFLSRAKERRIFLFEQLVIFSEPIERKKGFSLPGYIFKSSIKVSCLGLEPTVEGDESRFVLTSRNPDGNVVRYQLQASSPEIRRAWTSDVVQILESQRNFLNALQSPIEYQRRESKSSSLGRSVRPALSAALRPHSSASIDRQRLPSLHSHNTSLPSLYLPSQVQSRGSSESTLVPSCPADSRHASLSHVHPTFADPPGRQSLSNGVHTPAAPLTQRAGEGCRRGQTADLGNQALPMGPSAGRRPSNLAQLVEDDL; translated from the exons ATGAAAGGGGGGCACTACCATCATCGCCATCAGCGGAGCTGCGGCTGCCGGCACTTCTTCCGGAAAGTCCTGGTGAAGTGCAGCTGCTGCTATGcccgggtcagag ACTCGTACTCCGCCGCAGGCAGCGAGGGCAGCATCTCCACCTCAGTGGTCTCCCTGCCTCCGCTGGCGTCCAGCAGCTCCGCCCCGAGCTCGCCGGGCTCCAAACGCTCCGTGAGCACCCTGAAGAAGTGGCTGACCAACCCCGTGCGCAAGCTGAGCGCCGGCTCCTCCGCCGCCAAAGGGGAACGCCAGATCCGCAAGCTTGAGGGAAGAGCTCTCCCCCTCCAGTCCCACGTCCACAGCGAGGAGCCCCTCACTGTCCGGCCTGTGACTCACCGGCAGCTG GAGTGGAAGGACGGACTGGCCAGCCCAGAggacctttccccagccacgcTGCACTCGCCCAGCTTCATCACTGACTCTGTGATCGGCTACCAG GGCGAGCAGGGCTTTCTGCAGGAGGACAGCGGTTCTGTGCAGACGGATGACACGTCCAGCCAGTGgtcggccgccgccgccgccgacacagaggaggagaggaggagcgcCTTGGAGAAAAGCAT GTACGTGCTGAAGGAGCTCATCGAGACCGAGAAGCTGTACGTGGATGACCTGGGACTCATCGTGGAG gGATACATGGGCACCATGAGCTCCAGAGGAATCCCGGAGGACATGAAGGGAAAAGACAAAATTGTTTTTGGGAATATTCACCAGATATATGACTGGCACAAAGA ATACTTCCTGGCTGAGCTGGAGAAGAGTTTGGCTGAGCCGGAGCGACTGGCTCAACTCTTCATTAAACAC GAGCGCCGTCTGCACATGTACGTGGTCTACTGTCAGAACAAGCCCAAGTCCGAACACGTCGTCTCAGAATACATAGAAAGCTACTTCGAG GAGCTGAGGCAGCTGCTTGGCCACCGGCTGCAGCTCAGCGACCTGCTCATCAAGCCGGTGCAGAGGATCATGAAgtaccagctgctgctgaag GACTTCCTCAAGTACTACACTAAAGCTGGGATGGACACGGACGAGCTGGAG CGAGCGGCGGAGGTGATGTGCTTCGTGCCGAAACACTGCGACGACATGATGAACGTGGGTCGGCTGCAGGGTTTCGAG GGGAAGATCACGGCTCAGGgcaagctgctgcagcaggacacCTTCACCGTCACCGAGCAGGACCGCGGCTTCCTGTCCCGGGCCAAGGAGCGCCGCATCTTCCTGTTTGAGCAGCTGGTCATTTTCAGCGAGCCCATCGAACGGAAGAAGGGCTTCTCACTTCCAGGCTACATCTTCAAGAGCAGCATCAAG GTGAGCTGCCTGGGGTTGGAGCCGACGGTGGAGGGTGACGAGTCTCGCTTCGTGCTGACGTCCAGGAACCCCGACGGGAACGTGGTCCGGTACCAGCTGCAGGCCTCGTCTCCAGAGATCCGCCGGGCGTGGACCAGTGACGTGGTGCAAATCCTGGAGTCTCAGCGCAACTTTCTCAACG CGCTGCAGTCTCCCATCGAGTACCAGCGGCGGGAGAGCAAGTCCAGCAGCCTGGGCCGCAGCGTGAGGCCGGCGCTGTCCGCTGCCCTCCGACCTCACTCCTCGGCTTCCATCGACCGCCAGCGGCTGCCGTCGCTGCACTCCCACAACACCTCGCTGCCCTCGCTCTACCTGCCCAGCCAGGTCCAGAGCCGTGGCTCCTCTGAG AGCACGCTGGTCCCGTCGTGTCCTGCTGACTCCCGCCATGCCTCTCTCTCACACGTGCACCCCACTTTTGCTGACCCCCCCGGCCGTCAGTCGCTGTCCAATGGAGTCCACACGCCCGCCGCGCCGCTCACGCAG AGAGCAGGGGAGGGCTGCCGGCGGGGACAGACTGCTGACTTGGGGAACCAGGCTCTCCCAATGGGCCCATCTGCCGGACGGCGACCGAGCAACCTGGCTCAGCTTGTGGAGGACGACCTGTGA